GCCCGCCCAAGGGATCGTGCGGGAAAAAGAGCCATTTTTGGCCACGCTGACCGGTGGAATTTCCTATCTGCGGCGGGAACCGATCCTGCTCATGTTGGTGGCGGTCGCGCTGGTTCCGACCTTTTTCTGTCTGCCTTATCTGCAATTCCTTGCGGTCTTTGCAGCGCATGTCTTTGACGTCGGCGCTGCGGGCTTCGGCACGATGACGGCAATTGCAGCGGCCGGGTCGATCTTCGGGGCGCTGCTTTCCGCCCACCTGCAGCACGATGCGCGTCGGGGTTCTACCATGCTTCTGTTCATGGGGGGATTTGGCGTTGCCTTGGTGGCCTTTTCCTTGGCCCCCAGTTTCTATGCCGCAGCGCCCATCCTGTTTATAGCGGGGGCAATGCATATTGCCTATAACTCCTCGAACGCCACGATCCTTCAGTTGACTGTCGATGACGCATACAGGGGCAGGGTGCTTTCGACGCTGTTCATGTCGCGCGGACTGCGGCCGCTTGGTATGGCCACCATGTCGTTGCTGTCGGTCTGGATAGGGCCGCGACTCGCAATGGGGCTGATGGCGACCGTCGTGGTGGTATTCGCGGGGGTGGTCTGGATGTTCATGCCGCGACTTCGTAATCTTACGATCTGAGCCTGCGTCGGGAGGCCGCAGCCAATACTCGCTCCGGTGCGGTATATGTTGATTTGCATTATTGAGAACACGTCATTTGCCCGAGTGAGATCATCAGAATCCGTCGCACTCCGC
This genomic stretch from Paracoccus methylovorus harbors:
- a CDS encoding MFS transporter, translating into MKDSAQSPIGPQQARPGTFNALRYRNYRLYWLGNFVSFTGDWLDQIALNWLVITTTGDPVMLGLVNLGRGLPILLFAILGGVVADRIDRRRMLITTQAAAMMVAIGLALTVALYDSAIWLIMILATCRGTIVAFNQPARQSLIYQLVPREAMTSAISMNSITINMAKIIGPLASAAIIATLGITACFIANAVSFTVVMATLMLMDLPAQGIVREKEPFLATLTGGISYLRREPILLMLVAVALVPTFFCLPYLQFLAVFAAHVFDVGAAGFGTMTAIAAAGSIFGALLSAHLQHDARRGSTMLLFMGGFGVALVAFSLAPSFYAAAPILFIAGAMHIAYNSSNATILQLTVDDAYRGRVLSTLFMSRGLRPLGMATMSLLSVWIGPRLAMGLMATVVVVFAGVVWMFMPRLRNLTI